A genomic segment from Bryobacteraceae bacterium encodes:
- a CDS encoding sigma-70 family RNA polymerase sigma factor — MSVASQQDALIHSHLTYAHALAAEILRTVPPSVERSELEAAAELGLAEAARSFDPSRGVQFKTFAYYRIRGSIYDALRKMGWFSRSAYQDFRFQAAANELMADQSEAPQEQGMDVEAMTGSVVQCYMLSLDSARHDAPDPKEGAEADLERRQHSELVREALKTLPEKNRKILQAYYYEEQTLEEIGAGMGLSKSWLCRMHAKSIEMLRTAMEQLLAAPRPTATAAARAR; from the coding sequence ATGTCCGTCGCTTCGCAACAGGACGCGCTCATTCATTCTCATCTCACGTACGCCCACGCACTGGCGGCGGAAATTCTTCGCACGGTGCCGCCATCGGTGGAGCGGAGCGAACTTGAAGCGGCGGCCGAACTCGGCTTGGCCGAAGCCGCGCGCTCGTTCGATCCATCGCGCGGCGTGCAGTTCAAGACCTTCGCCTACTACCGGATTCGCGGCTCAATTTATGACGCGCTGCGGAAGATGGGCTGGTTCTCACGCTCGGCCTACCAGGACTTCCGCTTCCAGGCGGCGGCCAATGAACTGATGGCCGATCAATCGGAAGCGCCGCAGGAACAGGGCATGGACGTGGAGGCCATGACCGGCTCCGTGGTGCAGTGCTACATGCTCTCGCTCGATTCGGCACGTCACGACGCGCCCGATCCGAAAGAAGGGGCCGAAGCCGACCTGGAACGCCGGCAGCACTCCGAACTGGTTCGCGAAGCGCTGAAGACTCTGCCGGAGAAGAACCGCAAGATCCTGCAGGCCTACTACTACGAGGAGCAGACGCTCGAGGAGATCGGCGCCGGCATGGGGCTCTCGAAATCATGGTTGTGCCGCATGCACGCCAAGAGCATCGAAATGCTGCGCACGGCCATGGAGCAATTGCTGGCCGCGCCGAGGCCGACAGCAACCGCGGCCGCCCGCGCCCGATAA